One region of Pseudomonadota bacterium genomic DNA includes:
- a CDS encoding alpha/beta hydrolase → MKREGVLVGLTLITLLASATSYGADDCVILLHGLARSADSMTPVARRLEEEGYAVVNQGYPSRKHEIAELAERFVPLGIDACRQQDTDRIHFVTHSLGGILVRQYLARHSLEALGHTVMLGPPNRGSQVVDNWKDVPGYGLLNGPTGRQLGTDEHSVPLQLGPVRFPVGIIAGTRSINLILSQSLPNPDDGKVSVENTKVDGMSDHLEVPHSHPFLMRPTRVHDQIVHFLEHGRFDRSTP, encoded by the coding sequence ATGAAGCGCGAGGGCGTGCTGGTCGGGCTGACCCTCATCACCCTGCTCGCGAGCGCGACGAGCTATGGCGCGGACGACTGCGTCATCCTGCTCCACGGACTCGCCCGCTCTGCCGACTCGATGACGCCTGTAGCCCGCCGCCTCGAGGAGGAGGGCTACGCGGTAGTCAACCAAGGCTACCCCTCACGCAAACATGAGATCGCCGAACTGGCCGAGCGATTCGTTCCCTTGGGTATCGATGCGTGTCGACAACAGGACACCGATCGCATCCACTTCGTCACCCACTCCCTGGGCGGCATCCTCGTGCGCCAGTACCTGGCCCGACACTCGCTGGAGGCACTGGGCCACACGGTGATGCTTGGGCCGCCGAACCGCGGCAGTCAGGTCGTCGACAACTGGAAGGACGTACCGGGCTACGGCTTGCTCAACGGTCCCACCGGCCGCCAACTGGGCACCGACGAACACTCCGTGCCCCTGCAGCTCGGCCCCGTGAGGTTCCCAGTAGGCATCATCGCTGGCACGCGGTCGATCAACCTGATCCTGTCGCAAAGCCTGCCCAATCCAGACGACGGCAAGGTGAGCGTCGAGAACACCAAGGTGGACGGGATGAGTGACCACCTCGAGGTACCCCACAGTCACCCGTTTCTGATGCGCCCGACGCGCGTGCACGACCAGATCGTGCACTTTCTCGAACACGGGCGCTTCGATCGCTCGACGCCCTGA